One genomic region from Armigeres subalbatus isolate Guangzhou_Male unplaced genomic scaffold, GZ_Asu_2 Contig207, whole genome shotgun sequence encodes:
- the LOC134203720 gene encoding uncharacterized protein LOC134203720 — MGLSRSGGTRGKVTLTILNYFMCNKDISANGSFCRVHLNQRPLDSFFKFTSENHANTYLKGLKCINIRFPLQVKISKQCSATALEDSAEPQEYECKDSGALMDTPSLEHNESGTINNLSTSFQLHWADVSCPLCYLWKCSATIRNKRTFTFFIYKTCSP; from the exons ATGGGACTTAGCAGAAGTGGGGGAACCCGGGGCAAGGTCACCCTAACCattttgaactattttatg tgTAATAAAGACATTTCTGCCAACGGGAGTTTTTGTCGGGTCCATTTGAACCAACGGCCATTAGATagttttttcaaatttacaaGTGAAAATCATGCAAATACTTATTTAAAGGGACTGAAATGCAT AAACATCCGTTTCCCACTTCAagtgaaaatctcaaaacagTGTTCCGCCACTGCGCTAGAAGACTCGGCGGAACCGCAAGAATATGAATGCAAG GATTCCGGAGCTCTGATGGATACACCAAGTCTCGAGCACAATGAGTCTGGCACGATCAATAACCTTTCAACCAGCTTCCAACTTCATTGGGCCGATGTCAGTTGCCCTTTATGTTATCTCTGGAAATGCAGCGCGACCATTCGCAATAAAAGAACATTTACATTCTTTATTTATAAGACTTGCAGCCCGtga